The following proteins come from a genomic window of Ailuropoda melanoleuca isolate Jingjing chromosome 2, ASM200744v2, whole genome shotgun sequence:
- the SRSF11 gene encoding serine/arginine-rich splicing factor 11 isoform X1 — translation MSNTTVVPSTAGPGPSGGPGGGGGGGGGGGTEVIQVTNVSPSASSEQMRTLFGFLGKIDELRLFPPDDSPLPVSSRVCFVKFHDPDSAVVAQHLTNTVFVDRALIVVPYAEGVIPDETKALSLLAPANAVAGLLPGGGLLPTPNPLTQIGAVPLAALGAPTLDPALAALGLPGANLNSQSLAADQLLKLMSTVDPKLNHVAAGLVSPSLKSDTSSKEIEEAMKRVREAQSLISAAIEPDKKEEKRRHSRSRSRSRRRRTPSSSRHRRSRSRSRRRSHSKSRSRRRSKSPRRRRSHSRERGRRSRSTSKTRDKKKEDKEKKRSKTPPKSYSTARRSRSASSLHICGSRERRRRRSRSGTRSPKKPRSPKRKLSRSPSPRRHKKEKKKDKDKERSRDERERSTSKKKKSKDKEKDRERKSESDKDVKQVTRDYDEEEQGYDSEKEKKEEKKPTEASSPKAKECSVEKGTGDSLRESKVNGDDHHEEDMDMSD, via the exons ATGAGCAACACTACCGTCGTCCCCAGTACTGCGGGCCCGGGCCCCAGCGGCGGGcccggtggcggcggcggcggtggcggagGCGGCGGCACCGAGGTAATCCAGGTGACTAATGTCTCCCCGAGCGCTAGCTCTGAGCAGATGCGGACCCTCTTCGGTTTCCTAGGCAAGATCGACGAACTGCGCCTCTTCCCGCCAGA TGATTCACCTTTGCCAGTCTCATCCCGTGTCTGCTTTGTTAAGTTCCATGATCCGGACTCAGCAGTTGTGGCACAGCATCTGACAAACACTGTATTCGTTGACAGAGCTTTGATAGTCGTACCATATGCAGAAG GAGTTATTCCTGATGAGACTAAGGCTTTGTCTCTGTTGGCACCAGCTAATGCAGTGGCAGGTCTTCTGCCTGGTGGTGGACTCCTGCCTACCCCTAACCCTCTTACCCAG ATTGGCGCTGTTCCATTGGCTGCTTTGGGAGCTCCTACTCTAGATCCTGCCCTTGCTGCACTTGGGCTTCCTGGAGCAAACTTGAACTCTCAG tcTCTTGCTGCAGATCAGTTGCTGAAGCTTATGAGTACTGTTGATCCCAA GTTGAATCATGTAGCTGCTGGTCTTGTTTCACCAAGTCTGAAATCAGATACCTCTagtaaagaaatagaggaagCCATGAAGAGAGTACGAGAAGCACAGTCCCTAATTTCTGCTGCTATAGAACCGG ataagaaagaagaaaaacgaaGGCACTCAAGGTCAAGATCACgttcaaggaggaggaggactccCTCATCTTCTAGGCACAG GCGGTCAAGAAGCAGATCAAGAAGGAGATCACATTCTAAGTCAAGGAGTAGGCGACGATCCAAAAGTCCAAGACGGAGAAGATCTCattccagagagagaggtagaaggTCAAGGAGCACATCAAAAACCAG AgacaaaaagaaggaagacaaagaaaagaaacgtTCCAAAACACCACCAAAAAGCTATAGCACAGCCAGACGTTCCAGAAGTGCAAGCAG tttgcaCATTTGTGGTTCTAGAGAGAGACGACGACGACGAAGTAGGAGTGGCACAAGATCTCCTAAAAAGCCTAGGTCACCTAAAAGAAAATTGTCTCGCTCACCATCTCCTAGGAG acataaaaaggagaagaagaaagataaagacaaagaaagaagcagagatgaAAGAGAACGATCAAcaagcaagaagaagaaaagtaaagataaggaaaaagatcgggaaagaaaatcagagagtGATAAAGATGTAAAA CAGGTTACACGGGATTACGATGAAGAGGAACAAGGGTATGACAgcgagaaagagaaaaaagaggagaagaagCCAACAGAAGCAAGTTCCCCTAAAGCAAAAGAATGCTCTGTGGAAAAGGGAACTGGCGATTCACTAAGGGAATCCAAAGTGAATGGGGACGACCATCATGAAGAGGACATGGATATGAGTGACTGA
- the SRSF11 gene encoding serine/arginine-rich splicing factor 11 isoform X3, whose amino-acid sequence MSNTTVVPSTAGPGPSGGPGGGGGGGGGGGTEVIQVTNVSPSASSEQMRTLFGFLGKIDELRLFPPDDSPLPVSSRVCFVKFHDPDSAVVAQHLTNTVFVDRALIVVPYAEGVIPDETKALSLLAPANAVAGLLPGGGLLPTPNPLTQIGAVPLAALGAPTLDPALAALGLPGANLNSQSLAADQLLKLMSTVDPKLNHVAAGLVSPSLKSDTSSKEIEEAMKRVREAQSLISAAIEPDKKEEKRRHSRSRSRSRRRRTPSSSRHRRSRSRSRRRSHSKSRSRRRSKSPRRRRSHSRERGRRSRSTSKTRDKKKEDKEKKRSKTPPKSYSTARRSRSASRERRRRRSRSGTRSPKKPRSPKRKLSRSPSPRRHKKEKKKDKDKERSRDERERSTSKKKKSKDKEKDRERKSESDKDVKQVTRDYDEEEQGYDSEKEKKEEKKPTEASSPKAKECSVEKGTGDSLRESKVNGDDHHEEDMDMSD is encoded by the exons ATGAGCAACACTACCGTCGTCCCCAGTACTGCGGGCCCGGGCCCCAGCGGCGGGcccggtggcggcggcggcggtggcggagGCGGCGGCACCGAGGTAATCCAGGTGACTAATGTCTCCCCGAGCGCTAGCTCTGAGCAGATGCGGACCCTCTTCGGTTTCCTAGGCAAGATCGACGAACTGCGCCTCTTCCCGCCAGA TGATTCACCTTTGCCAGTCTCATCCCGTGTCTGCTTTGTTAAGTTCCATGATCCGGACTCAGCAGTTGTGGCACAGCATCTGACAAACACTGTATTCGTTGACAGAGCTTTGATAGTCGTACCATATGCAGAAG GAGTTATTCCTGATGAGACTAAGGCTTTGTCTCTGTTGGCACCAGCTAATGCAGTGGCAGGTCTTCTGCCTGGTGGTGGACTCCTGCCTACCCCTAACCCTCTTACCCAG ATTGGCGCTGTTCCATTGGCTGCTTTGGGAGCTCCTACTCTAGATCCTGCCCTTGCTGCACTTGGGCTTCCTGGAGCAAACTTGAACTCTCAG tcTCTTGCTGCAGATCAGTTGCTGAAGCTTATGAGTACTGTTGATCCCAA GTTGAATCATGTAGCTGCTGGTCTTGTTTCACCAAGTCTGAAATCAGATACCTCTagtaaagaaatagaggaagCCATGAAGAGAGTACGAGAAGCACAGTCCCTAATTTCTGCTGCTATAGAACCGG ataagaaagaagaaaaacgaaGGCACTCAAGGTCAAGATCACgttcaaggaggaggaggactccCTCATCTTCTAGGCACAG GCGGTCAAGAAGCAGATCAAGAAGGAGATCACATTCTAAGTCAAGGAGTAGGCGACGATCCAAAAGTCCAAGACGGAGAAGATCTCattccagagagagaggtagaaggTCAAGGAGCACATCAAAAACCAG AgacaaaaagaaggaagacaaagaaaagaaacgtTCCAAAACACCACCAAAAAGCTATAGCACAGCCAGACGTTCCAGAAGTGCAAGCAG AGAGAGACGACGACGACGAAGTAGGAGTGGCACAAGATCTCCTAAAAAGCCTAGGTCACCTAAAAGAAAATTGTCTCGCTCACCATCTCCTAGGAG acataaaaaggagaagaagaaagataaagacaaagaaagaagcagagatgaAAGAGAACGATCAAcaagcaagaagaagaaaagtaaagataaggaaaaagatcgggaaagaaaatcagagagtGATAAAGATGTAAAA CAGGTTACACGGGATTACGATGAAGAGGAACAAGGGTATGACAgcgagaaagagaaaaaagaggagaagaagCCAACAGAAGCAAGTTCCCCTAAAGCAAAAGAATGCTCTGTGGAAAAGGGAACTGGCGATTCACTAAGGGAATCCAAAGTGAATGGGGACGACCATCATGAAGAGGACATGGATATGAGTGACTGA
- the SRSF11 gene encoding serine/arginine-rich splicing factor 11 isoform X2, translated as MSNTTVVPSTAGPGPSGGPGGGGGGGGGGGTEVIQVTNVSPSASSEQMRTLFGFLGKIDELRLFPPDDSPLPVSSRVCFVKFHDPDSAVVAQHLTNTVFVDRALIVVPYAEGVIPDETKALSLLAPANAVAGLLPGGGLLPTPNPLTQIGAVPLAALGAPTLDPALAALGLPGANLNSQSLAADQLLKLMSTVDPKLNHVAAGLVSPSLKSDTSSKEIEEAMKRVREAQSLISAAIEPDKKEEKRRHSRSRSRSRRRRTPSSSRHRRSRSRSRRRSHSKSRSRRRSKSPRRRRSHSRERGRRSRSTSKTRDKKKEDKEKKRSKTPPKSYSTARRSRSASSLHICGSRERRRRRSRSGTRSPKKPRSPKRKLSRSPSPRRHKKEKKKDKDKERSRDERERSTSKKKKSKDKEKDRERKSESDKDVKVTRDYDEEEQGYDSEKEKKEEKKPTEASSPKAKECSVEKGTGDSLRESKVNGDDHHEEDMDMSD; from the exons ATGAGCAACACTACCGTCGTCCCCAGTACTGCGGGCCCGGGCCCCAGCGGCGGGcccggtggcggcggcggcggtggcggagGCGGCGGCACCGAGGTAATCCAGGTGACTAATGTCTCCCCGAGCGCTAGCTCTGAGCAGATGCGGACCCTCTTCGGTTTCCTAGGCAAGATCGACGAACTGCGCCTCTTCCCGCCAGA TGATTCACCTTTGCCAGTCTCATCCCGTGTCTGCTTTGTTAAGTTCCATGATCCGGACTCAGCAGTTGTGGCACAGCATCTGACAAACACTGTATTCGTTGACAGAGCTTTGATAGTCGTACCATATGCAGAAG GAGTTATTCCTGATGAGACTAAGGCTTTGTCTCTGTTGGCACCAGCTAATGCAGTGGCAGGTCTTCTGCCTGGTGGTGGACTCCTGCCTACCCCTAACCCTCTTACCCAG ATTGGCGCTGTTCCATTGGCTGCTTTGGGAGCTCCTACTCTAGATCCTGCCCTTGCTGCACTTGGGCTTCCTGGAGCAAACTTGAACTCTCAG tcTCTTGCTGCAGATCAGTTGCTGAAGCTTATGAGTACTGTTGATCCCAA GTTGAATCATGTAGCTGCTGGTCTTGTTTCACCAAGTCTGAAATCAGATACCTCTagtaaagaaatagaggaagCCATGAAGAGAGTACGAGAAGCACAGTCCCTAATTTCTGCTGCTATAGAACCGG ataagaaagaagaaaaacgaaGGCACTCAAGGTCAAGATCACgttcaaggaggaggaggactccCTCATCTTCTAGGCACAG GCGGTCAAGAAGCAGATCAAGAAGGAGATCACATTCTAAGTCAAGGAGTAGGCGACGATCCAAAAGTCCAAGACGGAGAAGATCTCattccagagagagaggtagaaggTCAAGGAGCACATCAAAAACCAG AgacaaaaagaaggaagacaaagaaaagaaacgtTCCAAAACACCACCAAAAAGCTATAGCACAGCCAGACGTTCCAGAAGTGCAAGCAG tttgcaCATTTGTGGTTCTAGAGAGAGACGACGACGACGAAGTAGGAGTGGCACAAGATCTCCTAAAAAGCCTAGGTCACCTAAAAGAAAATTGTCTCGCTCACCATCTCCTAGGAG acataaaaaggagaagaagaaagataaagacaaagaaagaagcagagatgaAAGAGAACGATCAAcaagcaagaagaagaaaagtaaagataaggaaaaagatcgggaaagaaaatcagagagtGATAAAGATGTAAAA GTTACACGGGATTACGATGAAGAGGAACAAGGGTATGACAgcgagaaagagaaaaaagaggagaagaagCCAACAGAAGCAAGTTCCCCTAAAGCAAAAGAATGCTCTGTGGAAAAGGGAACTGGCGATTCACTAAGGGAATCCAAAGTGAATGGGGACGACCATCATGAAGAGGACATGGATATGAGTGACTGA
- the SRSF11 gene encoding serine/arginine-rich splicing factor 11 isoform X4: MSNTTVVPSTAGPGPSGGPGGGGGGGGGGGTEVIQVTNVSPSASSEQMRTLFGFLGKIDELRLFPPDDSPLPVSSRVCFVKFHDPDSAVVAQHLTNTVFVDRALIVVPYAEGVIPDETKALSLLAPANAVAGLLPGGGLLPTPNPLTQIGAVPLAALGAPTLDPALAALGLPGANLNSQSLAADQLLKLMSTVDPKLNHVAAGLVSPSLKSDTSSKEIEEAMKRVREAQSLISAAIEPDKKEEKRRHSRSRSRSRRRRTPSSSRHRRSRSRSRRRSHSKSRSRRRSKSPRRRRSHSRERGRRSRSTSKTRDKKKEDKEKKRSKTPPKSYSTARRSRSASRERRRRRSRSGTRSPKKPRSPKRKLSRSPSPRRHKKEKKKDKDKERSRDERERSTSKKKKSKDKEKDRERKSESDKDVKVTRDYDEEEQGYDSEKEKKEEKKPTEASSPKAKECSVEKGTGDSLRESKVNGDDHHEEDMDMSD; this comes from the exons ATGAGCAACACTACCGTCGTCCCCAGTACTGCGGGCCCGGGCCCCAGCGGCGGGcccggtggcggcggcggcggtggcggagGCGGCGGCACCGAGGTAATCCAGGTGACTAATGTCTCCCCGAGCGCTAGCTCTGAGCAGATGCGGACCCTCTTCGGTTTCCTAGGCAAGATCGACGAACTGCGCCTCTTCCCGCCAGA TGATTCACCTTTGCCAGTCTCATCCCGTGTCTGCTTTGTTAAGTTCCATGATCCGGACTCAGCAGTTGTGGCACAGCATCTGACAAACACTGTATTCGTTGACAGAGCTTTGATAGTCGTACCATATGCAGAAG GAGTTATTCCTGATGAGACTAAGGCTTTGTCTCTGTTGGCACCAGCTAATGCAGTGGCAGGTCTTCTGCCTGGTGGTGGACTCCTGCCTACCCCTAACCCTCTTACCCAG ATTGGCGCTGTTCCATTGGCTGCTTTGGGAGCTCCTACTCTAGATCCTGCCCTTGCTGCACTTGGGCTTCCTGGAGCAAACTTGAACTCTCAG tcTCTTGCTGCAGATCAGTTGCTGAAGCTTATGAGTACTGTTGATCCCAA GTTGAATCATGTAGCTGCTGGTCTTGTTTCACCAAGTCTGAAATCAGATACCTCTagtaaagaaatagaggaagCCATGAAGAGAGTACGAGAAGCACAGTCCCTAATTTCTGCTGCTATAGAACCGG ataagaaagaagaaaaacgaaGGCACTCAAGGTCAAGATCACgttcaaggaggaggaggactccCTCATCTTCTAGGCACAG GCGGTCAAGAAGCAGATCAAGAAGGAGATCACATTCTAAGTCAAGGAGTAGGCGACGATCCAAAAGTCCAAGACGGAGAAGATCTCattccagagagagaggtagaaggTCAAGGAGCACATCAAAAACCAG AgacaaaaagaaggaagacaaagaaaagaaacgtTCCAAAACACCACCAAAAAGCTATAGCACAGCCAGACGTTCCAGAAGTGCAAGCAG AGAGAGACGACGACGACGAAGTAGGAGTGGCACAAGATCTCCTAAAAAGCCTAGGTCACCTAAAAGAAAATTGTCTCGCTCACCATCTCCTAGGAG acataaaaaggagaagaagaaagataaagacaaagaaagaagcagagatgaAAGAGAACGATCAAcaagcaagaagaagaaaagtaaagataaggaaaaagatcgggaaagaaaatcagagagtGATAAAGATGTAAAA GTTACACGGGATTACGATGAAGAGGAACAAGGGTATGACAgcgagaaagagaaaaaagaggagaagaagCCAACAGAAGCAAGTTCCCCTAAAGCAAAAGAATGCTCTGTGGAAAAGGGAACTGGCGATTCACTAAGGGAATCCAAAGTGAATGGGGACGACCATCATGAAGAGGACATGGATATGAGTGACTGA
- the SRSF11 gene encoding serine/arginine-rich splicing factor 11 isoform X5, whose translation MINNHRSQALYFSEHKYFQQTQVVYQGDFFWVFLCVFCLAKKCVLMQGCFSAGVIPDETKALSLLAPANAVAGLLPGGGLLPTPNPLTQIGAVPLAALGAPTLDPALAALGLPGANLNSQSLAADQLLKLMSTVDPKLNHVAAGLVSPSLKSDTSSKEIEEAMKRVREAQSLISAAIEPDKKEEKRRHSRSRSRSRRRRTPSSSRHRRSRSRSRRRSHSKSRSRRRSKSPRRRRSHSRERGRRSRSTSKTRDKKKEDKEKKRSKTPPKSYSTARRSRSASRERRRRRSRSGTRSPKKPRSPKRKLSRSPSPRRHKKEKKKDKDKERSRDERERSTSKKKKSKDKEKDRERKSESDKDVKQVTRDYDEEEQGYDSEKEKKEEKKPTEASSPKAKECSVEKGTGDSLRESKVNGDDHHEEDMDMSD comes from the exons atgataaataatCATAGAAGTCAAGCTTTATATTTTAGCGAACATAAGTACTTTCAACAAACTCAGGTGGTGTATCAGGGAGACtttttctgggtgtttttgtgtgttttctgtcttGCAAAAAAGTGTGTTCTAATGCAAGGATGTTTCTCTGCAGGAGTTATTCCTGATGAGACTAAGGCTTTGTCTCTGTTGGCACCAGCTAATGCAGTGGCAGGTCTTCTGCCTGGTGGTGGACTCCTGCCTACCCCTAACCCTCTTACCCAG ATTGGCGCTGTTCCATTGGCTGCTTTGGGAGCTCCTACTCTAGATCCTGCCCTTGCTGCACTTGGGCTTCCTGGAGCAAACTTGAACTCTCAG tcTCTTGCTGCAGATCAGTTGCTGAAGCTTATGAGTACTGTTGATCCCAA GTTGAATCATGTAGCTGCTGGTCTTGTTTCACCAAGTCTGAAATCAGATACCTCTagtaaagaaatagaggaagCCATGAAGAGAGTACGAGAAGCACAGTCCCTAATTTCTGCTGCTATAGAACCGG ataagaaagaagaaaaacgaaGGCACTCAAGGTCAAGATCACgttcaaggaggaggaggactccCTCATCTTCTAGGCACAG GCGGTCAAGAAGCAGATCAAGAAGGAGATCACATTCTAAGTCAAGGAGTAGGCGACGATCCAAAAGTCCAAGACGGAGAAGATCTCattccagagagagaggtagaaggTCAAGGAGCACATCAAAAACCAG AgacaaaaagaaggaagacaaagaaaagaaacgtTCCAAAACACCACCAAAAAGCTATAGCACAGCCAGACGTTCCAGAAGTGCAAGCAG AGAGAGACGACGACGACGAAGTAGGAGTGGCACAAGATCTCCTAAAAAGCCTAGGTCACCTAAAAGAAAATTGTCTCGCTCACCATCTCCTAGGAG acataaaaaggagaagaagaaagataaagacaaagaaagaagcagagatgaAAGAGAACGATCAAcaagcaagaagaagaaaagtaaagataaggaaaaagatcgggaaagaaaatcagagagtGATAAAGATGTAAAA CAGGTTACACGGGATTACGATGAAGAGGAACAAGGGTATGACAgcgagaaagagaaaaaagaggagaagaagCCAACAGAAGCAAGTTCCCCTAAAGCAAAAGAATGCTCTGTGGAAAAGGGAACTGGCGATTCACTAAGGGAATCCAAAGTGAATGGGGACGACCATCATGAAGAGGACATGGATATGAGTGACTGA
- the SRSF11 gene encoding serine/arginine-rich splicing factor 11 isoform X6 yields MSTVDPKLNHVAAGLVSPSLKSDTSSKEIEEAMKRVREAQSLISAAIEPDKKEEKRRHSRSRSRSRRRRTPSSSRHRRSRSRSRRRSHSKSRSRRRSKSPRRRRSHSRERGRRSRSTSKTRDKKKEDKEKKRSKTPPKSYSTARRSRSASSLHICGSRERRRRRSRSGTRSPKKPRSPKRKLSRSPSPRRHKKEKKKDKDKERSRDERERSTSKKKKSKDKEKDRERKSESDKDVKQVTRDYDEEEQGYDSEKEKKEEKKPTEASSPKAKECSVEKGTGDSLRESKVNGDDHHEEDMDMSD; encoded by the exons ATGAGTACTGTTGATCCCAA GTTGAATCATGTAGCTGCTGGTCTTGTTTCACCAAGTCTGAAATCAGATACCTCTagtaaagaaatagaggaagCCATGAAGAGAGTACGAGAAGCACAGTCCCTAATTTCTGCTGCTATAGAACCGG ataagaaagaagaaaaacgaaGGCACTCAAGGTCAAGATCACgttcaaggaggaggaggactccCTCATCTTCTAGGCACAG GCGGTCAAGAAGCAGATCAAGAAGGAGATCACATTCTAAGTCAAGGAGTAGGCGACGATCCAAAAGTCCAAGACGGAGAAGATCTCattccagagagagaggtagaaggTCAAGGAGCACATCAAAAACCAG AgacaaaaagaaggaagacaaagaaaagaaacgtTCCAAAACACCACCAAAAAGCTATAGCACAGCCAGACGTTCCAGAAGTGCAAGCAG tttgcaCATTTGTGGTTCTAGAGAGAGACGACGACGACGAAGTAGGAGTGGCACAAGATCTCCTAAAAAGCCTAGGTCACCTAAAAGAAAATTGTCTCGCTCACCATCTCCTAGGAG acataaaaaggagaagaagaaagataaagacaaagaaagaagcagagatgaAAGAGAACGATCAAcaagcaagaagaagaaaagtaaagataaggaaaaagatcgggaaagaaaatcagagagtGATAAAGATGTAAAA CAGGTTACACGGGATTACGATGAAGAGGAACAAGGGTATGACAgcgagaaagagaaaaaagaggagaagaagCCAACAGAAGCAAGTTCCCCTAAAGCAAAAGAATGCTCTGTGGAAAAGGGAACTGGCGATTCACTAAGGGAATCCAAAGTGAATGGGGACGACCATCATGAAGAGGACATGGATATGAGTGACTGA